Proteins encoded together in one Ignavibacteriales bacterium window:
- a CDS encoding sulfite exporter TauE/SafE family protein encodes MSTVSFLLLMLGGGIAGTIGAMLGLGGGVFLTPFLLLVFGLPMHQAIATSILAVIATSSAGAAMNMERQTVNIRLGMVLEIATVAGAIFGGVTANLLSGEVLSRIFASLLLFVSFMMIWRSKHSNDTAPAVTDGAFPSSYKDEATGLVVPYSARRIPAVLFVSLIAGNISGLLGVGGGIFKVPAMHMLSGIPMKAATATSNFMIGVTAAASAFIYFAHGHLNPYIVAPAVLGVLGGSFLGVKVNRRVKGSFLTWIFAGVLLLVSLRMFWR; translated from the coding sequence ATGTCAACGGTTTCATTTCTTCTACTCATGCTCGGCGGAGGTATTGCGGGCACCATCGGGGCGATGCTTGGCCTTGGCGGCGGCGTCTTCCTAACGCCGTTCCTGCTGCTCGTCTTCGGTCTCCCCATGCACCAGGCGATCGCTACCAGCATCCTCGCTGTCATTGCCACCTCAAGCGCAGGAGCTGCGATGAACATGGAGCGGCAGACCGTAAATATACGGTTGGGGATGGTGCTTGAAATCGCGACTGTCGCGGGAGCCATCTTCGGCGGTGTGACGGCTAACCTCCTTAGCGGTGAGGTGCTGTCCCGCATCTTTGCATCTCTTCTTCTCTTTGTTTCTTTCATGATGATATGGAGATCGAAGCATTCGAACGACACAGCACCGGCTGTGACCGACGGGGCGTTTCCGTCGAGCTACAAGGATGAAGCAACCGGATTGGTTGTGCCGTATTCCGCCAGGCGGATACCGGCGGTTCTGTTTGTATCGTTGATTGCCGGTAATATCTCCGGGTTGCTTGGGGTCGGTGGAGGAATCTTCAAGGTCCCGGCAATGCACATGCTTTCCGGAATTCCTATGAAAGCGGCAACGGCGACAAGTAATTTCATGATTGGGGTCACCGCCGCCGCAAGCGCATTCATTTACTTCGCACATGGACATTTGAATCCCTACATCGTTGCCCCCGCCGTCCTCGGCGTCCTCGGTGGATCGTTTCTCGGCGTCAAGGTCAACCGGCGCGTCAAGGGATCGTTTCTCACGTGGATCTTCGCCGGCGTTTTACTTCTCGTCTCTTTGAGGATGTTCTGGAGATAA
- a CDS encoding tetratricopeptide repeat protein, whose protein sequence is MNSVAQKIRSGHPVKVRLAGFVIAALCVCTLSVTAQEVDVVTKLRLAQSFEQAGEWERAVALYESLLETNPQNFVILEGLRRGYTELKQYDKAKELVRGQLLAKNNDENLLSILGGLYDLAGEPQVADSIWHVVLRKDPKNVNLYRMIASQLIEHRQYDKAIAMYLEGRDGAKNQTLFMEELASLYGALHQFESATHELVKILRSNPQQATYIQSRLSAFTGRDEGRLAALGVIKAEVTRFPDEVPLHSVLAWLYMEGKQFDAALDQYRIIDRLTKANGFELFQFAQRAAQEHVHFTAAKAFREVVEGKPAQNIIGYARFGYARAIEELSGENDTLARLTTPRPSPVGRGSTVSETQPTFQWALGLYESLINDQPNTETAMQALYRIGTIRFLRFFDLNGAAAAFDRIRSMPFSSNLVYEATLSLAEVQTAQNDLVKARDEYSRLAKNSPDPYRDQILFRLAELDFFEARFDSASALLQRISTNASNDLTNDALQLLYFIQENKGAGQPALKEFSAADLLVRQRKYSEALARFQSVTLRYPATTLVDDATMRSGEMELLLNRPDEALVFFRRVINDMPSSVLRDKAQMRVGEVYEYKVKNKQKAIEAYEEVLANHPASLYVEEARRRIRLLRGDSI, encoded by the coding sequence ATGAACTCGGTCGCACAAAAAATACGTTCGGGCCATCCTGTCAAGGTACGACTCGCAGGGTTCGTCATCGCGGCTCTTTGTGTTTGCACACTGTCTGTTACGGCACAAGAGGTCGACGTCGTGACGAAACTGCGGTTGGCGCAAAGCTTCGAGCAGGCGGGTGAATGGGAGCGCGCAGTGGCCCTGTATGAGTCGCTGCTTGAAACGAATCCCCAGAATTTTGTTATTCTCGAGGGTCTGCGCAGGGGATATACCGAACTCAAACAATACGACAAGGCGAAAGAGCTTGTTCGTGGACAGCTGCTGGCAAAAAACAACGACGAGAACCTTCTCTCGATCCTTGGCGGTCTGTATGACTTGGCCGGTGAGCCGCAGGTGGCAGACTCCATCTGGCATGTTGTTCTCCGAAAAGATCCAAAAAACGTGAACCTCTACCGGATGATTGCGTCACAATTGATTGAGCACCGTCAATACGACAAAGCAATCGCGATGTATCTGGAAGGACGCGACGGGGCAAAGAATCAAACGCTCTTTATGGAGGAGCTCGCGTCCCTCTATGGCGCCCTGCACCAGTTTGAATCCGCGACGCATGAGCTTGTTAAAATCCTGCGGTCCAACCCTCAGCAAGCAACGTACATTCAATCACGCCTTTCAGCGTTTACGGGTCGCGATGAAGGACGGCTTGCCGCTCTCGGAGTGATCAAAGCCGAGGTGACCCGTTTTCCGGACGAGGTGCCGCTTCATTCTGTTCTGGCGTGGCTTTATATGGAAGGGAAACAGTTTGACGCGGCGCTGGATCAATATCGGATCATTGATCGTCTCACGAAAGCAAACGGCTTCGAGCTCTTTCAATTCGCCCAGCGGGCCGCGCAGGAGCATGTGCATTTCACGGCGGCAAAAGCATTTCGGGAAGTTGTAGAAGGGAAACCCGCGCAGAATATTATCGGGTACGCGCGGTTTGGGTACGCACGCGCGATTGAGGAGCTCAGCGGGGAGAACGACACACTTGCCCGTCTCACCACCCCGCGGCCTTCCCCCGTTGGACGCGGATCAACCGTCTCGGAAACACAACCAACCTTTCAATGGGCCCTGGGGCTCTACGAATCGCTCATCAACGATCAGCCGAATACGGAGACGGCGATGCAGGCCCTTTATCGGATCGGGACAATCAGATTCTTGCGATTCTTTGACCTTAACGGAGCCGCGGCAGCATTCGACAGAATCAGATCCATGCCGTTCAGCTCAAATCTTGTGTACGAAGCCACGCTGAGTCTGGCAGAAGTTCAAACGGCGCAAAACGATCTTGTGAAGGCACGCGACGAATACAGTCGCCTGGCGAAGAACTCGCCGGATCCATACCGCGACCAGATCCTTTTTCGGCTAGCCGAACTTGATTTTTTTGAAGCTCGGTTCGACTCGGCGAGCGCGCTCCTGCAACGGATAAGCACAAATGCGTCGAACGACCTGACAAACGACGCCCTGCAACTTCTCTATTTCATCCAGGAAAACAAGGGGGCCGGGCAACCGGCTCTGAAAGAATTTTCAGCCGCCGACCTGCTGGTCCGCCAGCGGAAATACTCGGAGGCACTTGCACGCTTTCAATCTGTGACGCTTCGCTATCCGGCAACAACCCTGGTGGATGATGCAACCATGCGAAGCGGAGAAATGGAGCTGCTCCTCAACCGCCCCGACGAGGCGCTCGTTTTCTTCCGTAGGGTGATCAATGACATGCCGTCAAGCGTCCTGCGCGACAAGGCGCAGATGCGCGTCGGCGAAGTCTATGAATACAAAGTAAAGAACAAGCAAAAGGCTATAGAAGCGTACGAGGAAGTTCTGGCAAACCACCCCGCATCCCTGTATGTTGAAGAGGCGAGGAGACGAATTCGGCTCCTACGCGGAGACTCGATCTAG
- the dcd gene encoding dCTP deaminase — protein sequence MILSDSRILEEMKRGSIVIRPFRRKYLGSNSYDVHLGEWLAMYKEEILDCRKHNKVQHFKIPRGGMLLVPSMLYLGVTQEYTETHAHVPFLEGKSSIGRLGIDIHATAGKGDVGFCNTWTLEISVRHPVKIYAGMPIGQLIYFEISGDVDVAYSKKRGAKYNKKTTKPVESMMWKNFK from the coding sequence ATGATACTTTCCGATAGCAGGATTCTCGAAGAGATGAAGCGCGGTTCCATAGTGATCAGGCCGTTTCGGCGAAAGTATCTTGGATCGAACAGCTACGACGTGCACCTTGGCGAGTGGCTCGCGATGTACAAGGAAGAGATTCTCGACTGCCGGAAACACAACAAGGTTCAGCATTTCAAAATCCCCCGGGGCGGAATGCTTCTCGTCCCGAGTATGCTCTACCTCGGTGTCACGCAGGAATACACGGAAACCCACGCTCACGTTCCTTTCCTCGAGGGAAAAAGCAGTATCGGTCGGCTCGGGATTGACATTCACGCCACCGCCGGAAAGGGCGACGTCGGCTTCTGCAATACATGGACTCTTGAGATCTCCGTCCGCCACCCAGTCAAAATCTACGCCGGCATGCCAATTGGGCAGTTGATCTACTTTGAGATCTCTGGCGACGTGGATGTTGCCTACAGCAAGAAGCGCGGGGCGAAATACAACAAGAAAACCACAAAGCCCGTTGAATCAATGATGTGGAAGAATTTCAAATAG
- the mrdA gene encoding penicillin-binding protein 2, translated as MIHDEQFGSLERRRALTIFVLAVFALLMMRLYQLQLLYHVELDKKSEENSVRGLVKDPVRGYIYDRNGKLIVDVGPAYSVTLVPAEFEKRNIPLLSSILQMEPQTLEERIARARAYSPFIPARIKRDIDMKTLAAIEEHLTTLRGVSFQVESKRVYPTGAYASHLLGYRREISDAQLSDAGEGYRQGDLVGVAGLEARYEQLLKGIKGFEYVSVNSKGQIIGSFEDGRRDVGPKEGDDLLLSVDVGLQAFAESLMTNYSGGIVAMDPRDGGILALVSKPDYDPSIMSGVTPADLWYNLQTNPAKPLYNRATLTRYPPGSTFKMVLAAAALQEGVIDENFRIHCTGGFRFGNRVFKDLHVHGSVNVVEAIQKSCNVFFYQLMLKVGFDRWTEYGRRFGFGQTTNTDTGEETTGLLPSTQYYDSRYGKGKWTQGYLISLAIGQGEVGVSPLQMARYASALANGGTVYQPHAVELVRNKKRQTIDSVPHDSSLVGLSPHVMELIREGMQRVVHAPGGTGSLARIPGVISAGKTGTAENTHGKDHAWYVGFAPFENPKIAVAVMLENSGFGGAKAAPLAGLVMERYLYGELIRNKPKAVQAQKSVAGATAPVAH; from the coding sequence ATGATTCACGACGAACAATTTGGATCCCTTGAGCGGCGCAGAGCGCTTACGATTTTCGTTCTGGCCGTGTTCGCGCTGCTGATGATGAGGCTGTACCAGCTTCAGTTGTTGTACCATGTGGAGTTGGACAAGAAGTCGGAAGAGAACAGTGTCCGCGGCCTCGTCAAAGATCCGGTGCGCGGGTACATCTATGACCGGAACGGTAAACTGATCGTCGATGTCGGTCCGGCATATTCCGTCACGCTCGTACCGGCGGAGTTCGAAAAGCGGAACATTCCCCTTCTTTCTTCCATCCTGCAAATGGAACCGCAAACGCTTGAGGAACGTATCGCCCGCGCGCGCGCCTATTCTCCGTTTATTCCTGCGCGCATCAAACGCGATATCGACATGAAGACGCTCGCCGCGATTGAAGAACACCTCACAACGCTGCGCGGTGTCTCCTTCCAGGTGGAATCGAAGCGCGTCTACCCCACGGGCGCCTATGCGTCGCACCTCCTTGGATATCGTCGTGAGATTTCTGATGCGCAGCTCTCCGACGCGGGTGAAGGTTACCGACAAGGGGATCTCGTCGGCGTCGCCGGACTCGAAGCGCGCTATGAGCAGCTGCTCAAGGGAATAAAGGGCTTTGAATATGTTTCGGTGAACTCGAAGGGTCAGATCATTGGAAGCTTCGAAGATGGAAGACGGGATGTAGGGCCAAAAGAAGGGGACGACCTCCTTCTGAGCGTCGATGTCGGGCTCCAGGCTTTCGCTGAATCCCTGATGACCAACTACAGCGGGGGGATTGTCGCCATGGACCCGAGGGACGGCGGCATTCTCGCTCTCGTCAGCAAGCCCGACTACGATCCGTCCATTATGAGCGGTGTGACCCCCGCTGATCTTTGGTACAATCTCCAAACGAATCCGGCGAAACCGCTCTATAACCGCGCCACGCTCACGCGCTATCCTCCCGGTTCAACATTCAAGATGGTCCTTGCTGCCGCGGCTCTTCAGGAGGGAGTTATCGACGAGAACTTCCGCATTCACTGTACCGGCGGCTTCCGATTCGGCAACAGGGTGTTCAAAGATCTTCACGTTCATGGCTCTGTGAATGTGGTCGAAGCGATCCAGAAATCATGCAACGTCTTTTTCTATCAGCTAATGCTGAAGGTTGGATTCGATAGATGGACTGAGTACGGACGGCGTTTCGGCTTCGGACAGACAACAAACACCGACACGGGCGAAGAAACGACCGGACTGCTTCCGTCGACGCAGTACTACGATTCACGCTACGGCAAGGGGAAGTGGACGCAGGGATATCTGATCAGTCTCGCCATCGGTCAGGGCGAAGTCGGGGTTTCACCTTTGCAGATGGCCCGTTACGCCTCAGCGCTCGCGAACGGAGGCACGGTGTATCAGCCACACGCTGTGGAACTGGTTCGAAACAAGAAAAGACAGACCATCGATTCTGTTCCGCACGATTCATCACTCGTCGGCTTGTCTCCGCACGTCATGGAGCTGATCCGGGAGGGCATGCAACGCGTTGTTCACGCACCGGGAGGCACCGGCAGTCTTGCGCGCATTCCGGGCGTTATCTCGGCGGGCAAGACCGGCACTGCGGAGAACACGCACGGAAAAGATCATGCCTGGTATGTCGGATTTGCCCCATTCGAGAATCCAAAGATTGCCGTGGCGGTGATGCTTGAGAACTCAGGCTTTGGCGGTGCAAAGGCTGCCCCTCTGGCGGGCCTGGTTATGGAACGATATCTGTACGGCGAACTGATCCGCAACAAACCAAAAGCGGTGCAAGCACAGAAATCTGTTGCCGGAGCAACTGCGCCTGTTGCTCACTGA
- a CDS encoding DUF1634 domain-containing protein, translated as MSTTTMTPSEKLALEHTVERWVGWVLRIGVWASAGLMMTGLLVAWLASGSLQVPRENPTPGEILRNLAAGSFDPTTLIFAGLLLLMLTPFIRVLTAAIGFAAEKDKPFVAVALVVLAMLLGELVFSLR; from the coding sequence ATGAGCACCACAACAATGACACCCTCTGAGAAGCTTGCGCTTGAACATACGGTTGAACGCTGGGTGGGCTGGGTGCTGCGCATCGGAGTGTGGGCCAGCGCCGGCCTGATGATGACGGGGCTCCTCGTGGCATGGCTTGCGAGCGGCTCCCTTCAGGTGCCGCGCGAAAACCCGACGCCGGGTGAAATTCTGAGAAACCTCGCCGCTGGTTCATTCGATCCCACCACCCTCATTTTTGCGGGATTGCTGCTCCTGATGCTGACGCCGTTCATCAGGGTCTTGACGGCTGCCATTGGATTTGCCGCTGAAAAGGACAAGCCGTTCGTGGCCGTTGCCCTTGTTGTCCTGGCCATGCTTCTCGGTGAGCTTGTGTTCTCGCTCCGTTAG
- the rodA gene encoding rod shape-determining protein RodA, with translation MYDYLREYFDFKAFLICLALVVFGLLSVYSATFDVGAASAFRKQMVWAGIGLLALFVMAFFPIKTLQRIALPVYALNLLLLFIVLVVGERVSGSKSWFGLGGSGASGGPSSFGGQPSEFAKVATVLALSAFLARSSISLSNVKHLIIVFGIVGVPMMLILAQPDLGTALVFFAMLLPVLFWAGSSNFVLAAILAPIIAAAGALFGTFVFLFSLIVSGTLLYLARQNRFAAAVVFALTLGVGLSVQAVYERMPSYQQKRISTFMNPGADQKGAGYNVYQSKVAIGSGGFFGKGYLQGTQTQLNFIPEQWTDFIFCVPGEEFGFVGASLVIGLFTALLLHGINVAGLSKNKFASAAAIGITGIFGFHVLVNIGMSMGLLPVIGIPLPFLSYGGSALIANMAMVGLLMNFYANRKEH, from the coding sequence ATGTACGATTATCTGCGGGAATATTTTGACTTCAAAGCTTTCCTGATATGCCTTGCCCTGGTGGTCTTTGGCCTCCTTTCCGTGTACAGCGCGACGTTCGATGTGGGCGCGGCGTCAGCATTCAGGAAGCAGATGGTCTGGGCTGGAATCGGACTCCTCGCGCTGTTTGTCATGGCCTTCTTCCCCATCAAGACGCTCCAGCGAATTGCCCTGCCCGTCTACGCGCTCAACCTCCTGCTCCTCTTCATCGTGCTTGTTGTTGGGGAACGGGTTTCCGGATCAAAAAGCTGGTTCGGTCTGGGAGGATCCGGGGCCTCGGGCGGACCCTCATCGTTCGGGGGGCAACCATCTGAATTCGCGAAGGTCGCCACCGTGCTGGCGCTCTCGGCGTTCCTTGCCCGGTCGTCCATCTCTCTGTCCAACGTCAAACATCTCATCATCGTTTTCGGTATCGTCGGCGTTCCCATGATGCTCATTCTTGCCCAGCCCGATCTTGGAACGGCCCTGGTCTTTTTTGCAATGCTGCTGCCGGTTTTATTCTGGGCGGGCTCTTCCAATTTTGTCCTCGCCGCAATTCTTGCACCTATCATCGCTGCCGCAGGTGCGCTGTTCGGAACTTTCGTTTTTCTTTTCTCTCTCATCGTCAGCGGTACGCTGCTCTATCTTGCCCGGCAGAACCGTTTCGCTGCTGCCGTTGTTTTTGCTCTCACGCTGGGTGTCGGATTGTCTGTTCAGGCGGTGTATGAACGCATGCCATCATATCAGCAGAAACGGATCTCGACGTTCATGAATCCCGGCGCGGATCAGAAGGGGGCGGGGTACAACGTCTATCAATCAAAGGTTGCGATTGGGTCCGGCGGATTTTTCGGCAAGGGGTACCTGCAGGGAACTCAAACGCAACTGAATTTCATCCCCGAACAATGGACTGATTTCATTTTTTGTGTCCCCGGTGAGGAGTTTGGGTTCGTCGGGGCGTCGCTTGTGATTGGTTTGTTCACGGCGCTTCTGCTCCATGGGATTAATGTGGCCGGACTCTCGAAAAACAAATTTGCCAGTGCCGCCGCAATCGGCATCACAGGAATATTCGGGTTCCATGTCCTTGTGAATATTGGCATGTCGATGGGATTGCTCCCCGTCATTGGCATTCCGCTCCCCTTCCTCAGCTATGGGGGCTCAGCTCTTATCGCAAACATGGCCATGGTCGGCCTCCTGATGAATTTTTACGCCAATCGAAAAGAGCATTAA
- the pyrF gene encoding orotidine-5'-phosphate decarboxylase, translating to MKFVDKLLKVQRKNRSLLCVGLDTDPAKLPRHLGSSRNAVLKFNREIIEATSDLVCAYKLNLAFYEALGEKGWHILRETLAVIPKAIVTIGDGKRGDIGNTAERYARALYDELGFDSATVSPYLGYDSVEPFIQNDQHCAFVLALTSNKGSNDFQRLIIHGRPLYEKIVQTTLKWNTKQNIGLVVGATHPAELKPIRDLAPTMPILIPGIGSQGGDLEAAVRFGCDKSGLLAIINASRSVLYASSGKDFANAARAEAQQLRKQMQQFRTQHFS from the coding sequence ATGAAATTCGTCGATAAACTCCTGAAGGTCCAACGCAAAAATCGATCGCTCCTGTGCGTGGGTCTTGATACCGACCCGGCCAAACTACCGCGGCATCTCGGATCTTCCAGGAATGCCGTCCTGAAGTTTAATCGTGAAATCATCGAAGCCACGAGCGATCTCGTGTGCGCATACAAGCTCAACCTCGCATTCTATGAGGCACTCGGAGAGAAGGGGTGGCACATTCTCCGGGAAACGCTGGCGGTGATTCCCAAAGCCATCGTGACCATTGGCGATGGAAAGCGCGGGGACATCGGCAACACGGCGGAACGGTATGCTCGCGCGCTCTATGATGAGCTGGGTTTCGACTCGGCGACAGTGAGTCCGTACCTGGGGTACGATTCTGTTGAACCGTTTATCCAAAACGACCAGCATTGCGCTTTTGTTCTTGCCTTGACTTCGAATAAGGGCTCCAACGACTTTCAACGACTCATTATTCATGGACGCCCGCTCTATGAGAAAATTGTCCAGACAACGCTGAAGTGGAATACCAAACAAAACATCGGACTCGTTGTCGGCGCAACCCACCCGGCCGAGTTGAAACCGATTCGCGACCTCGCACCAACAATGCCTATCCTCATTCCCGGGATTGGTTCGCAGGGAGGAGATCTGGAAGCGGCTGTCCGGTTCGGCTGCGATAAAAGTGGCCTGCTCGCCATCATCAACGCCAGCCGAAGCGTTCTGTACGCCTCCTCCGGCAAGGATTTCGCCAACGCCGCACGCGCCGAGGCACAACAACTCCGCAAACAGATGCAGCAATTCCGCACACAGCACTTCTCGTAG
- a CDS encoding DUF2851 family protein — MGKLTFNIHERFLRHIWSRQYLNHFALRTTDNQTIQVFRSGRMNADGGPDFRDAVIQIGETTFHGDVEFHRTIADWQLHRHFEDPRYNKVILHVVFERGSGPVTTRVASGRSIPTLLLEPHLNESIRTLWHKTILDEQLLRKKTLPCSDLNHDVDTALLSRWIKRLAVERLELKLRRFDERLKELAQLRLLAVHDSHGQHGPWRVQGDPDDLPPPHWELTHTQLAPRDFWDQLLYEGFMECLGYSKNQEPFVRLARAVTLRVIRSHRVESNEEALQALLFGAAGLLPKLKTVKDVESRKFARRLSHEWRVQKTLYRGSILHAADWQLFPTRPVNFPTLRIAAATPLIRAILCDDLFRRIIENLKTTNTGGLEVRALRKLLAITPLPYWTHHYRFDQAISKPVHPFGLERTDAAIANVVIPLALLYARIFKDRLVREGALRLFESMPPAAENSVTRFMESQLLRGRVVLRSVSTQQGVIQLYKCYCSEERCVECDVGAVVFGRFSKPR, encoded by the coding sequence GTGGGAAAGCTCACGTTCAATATTCATGAACGGTTCCTCCGCCATATCTGGAGCCGTCAATATCTCAACCACTTCGCCCTCAGGACAACCGACAATCAGACGATTCAGGTGTTCCGGTCGGGGAGGATGAATGCCGATGGGGGACCTGATTTTCGCGATGCGGTCATTCAGATCGGGGAAACCACATTTCACGGCGACGTGGAGTTTCACCGTACCATTGCTGATTGGCAACTTCATAGACACTTTGAAGATCCGCGATACAATAAAGTAATACTCCATGTGGTCTTTGAACGCGGGTCCGGGCCTGTGACGACGCGTGTCGCGAGCGGGCGCAGCATCCCCACCCTCCTCCTTGAGCCTCATCTCAACGAGTCCATACGAACGCTTTGGCACAAGACCATCCTGGATGAACAGTTGTTGCGGAAGAAGACTTTACCCTGTTCCGATTTGAATCATGATGTCGACACGGCGCTTCTTTCCCGGTGGATCAAGCGGCTTGCTGTCGAACGGCTGGAATTGAAATTGCGCCGATTCGACGAACGCCTGAAAGAGCTGGCGCAACTCCGGCTTCTGGCCGTCCACGATTCTCATGGCCAGCATGGTCCATGGCGCGTACAGGGTGATCCCGACGATCTACCTCCTCCTCATTGGGAGCTCACGCACACCCAGCTTGCGCCACGCGACTTCTGGGACCAGCTGCTGTATGAAGGATTCATGGAATGCCTTGGATACAGCAAGAACCAGGAACCGTTCGTCCGGCTTGCACGCGCGGTTACGCTCCGCGTGATTCGGTCGCACCGCGTCGAGAGCAACGAAGAGGCTTTACAGGCACTGCTTTTCGGTGCCGCGGGCTTGCTCCCGAAGCTCAAGACGGTGAAGGACGTGGAATCGCGGAAATTTGCCCGCCGACTCTCTCATGAGTGGAGGGTGCAAAAGACTCTCTATCGGGGTTCAATTCTCCATGCAGCCGATTGGCAGTTGTTTCCAACCCGTCCGGTTAATTTTCCCACGCTGAGGATTGCGGCAGCAACTCCACTGATTCGTGCCATCCTCTGCGACGATTTGTTCCGGCGTATCATCGAAAACTTGAAGACAACAAACACGGGGGGTTTGGAGGTTCGCGCCCTCCGCAAGCTCCTTGCAATAACACCTTTGCCGTATTGGACTCATCACTACCGCTTCGACCAAGCAATTTCGAAACCCGTCCATCCATTTGGTCTCGAACGAACGGACGCTGCCATTGCGAACGTCGTGATTCCTCTCGCGTTGTTGTATGCCCGCATCTTTAAAGACAGACTTGTGAGAGAGGGGGCTCTTCGATTGTTCGAATCGATGCCCCCCGCCGCGGAGAATTCCGTCACGCGTTTCATGGAAAGTCAGTTACTCAGAGGGCGCGTCGTGTTGAGATCTGTTAGCACTCAGCAGGGCGTGATTCAACTGTACAAATGCTACTGCAGTGAAGAGCGGTGTGTGGAGTGCGATGTGGGGGCGGTGGTCTTCGGCAGATTCTCAAAACCACGATAG
- a CDS encoding asparagine synthetase B — MKAPRWSLLFLLIVIEAAGVVFGQSKLLIPMDLKQTNHLKAYGIAFWVLQRNGEVDWLLNYRGGSFLADYSDVLARECRIRGVLFEPASAAEAASAYAEVQREDNNMDVVRLEKAPKIAVYVPPNFKPWDDAVTLALEYAEIPYTKIWDEEVLSGKMAEYDWLHLHHEDFTGQYGKFYSNYRFAQWYVDQQLLYEKEAKRLGFKKVSDEKKAVVRTIKDFVGNGGFMFAMCSATDSYDIALAADRVDICDVMFDGDPPDPEAQKKLDFSKTLAFENFKLDMNPMRYEYSDIDIPPSDPQPIRDPNTDYFTLFEFSAKYDPVPSMLTQDHVSIIRGFMGQTTGFKKDLIKRTVTLLAQREGTSEVKYIHGNFGRGTFTWFGGHDPEDYQHAVGDPPTDLSLHKNSPGYRLILNNVLFPAAKKKQQKT; from the coding sequence ATGAAAGCCCCAAGATGGTCTCTGCTGTTCCTGTTGATCGTGATAGAGGCCGCGGGCGTTGTGTTTGGACAATCCAAGCTTCTCATTCCGATGGATCTGAAACAGACGAATCATCTGAAGGCGTACGGGATCGCATTCTGGGTGCTGCAACGCAACGGTGAGGTAGATTGGCTTCTCAATTACAGGGGCGGATCGTTCCTGGCGGACTACAGCGACGTGCTGGCGCGCGAGTGCAGAATCCGGGGGGTTCTCTTTGAACCGGCGAGCGCTGCCGAGGCGGCGTCGGCATACGCCGAAGTGCAGCGAGAGGACAACAACATGGACGTCGTGCGCCTCGAAAAGGCGCCGAAAATCGCAGTCTATGTTCCGCCGAACTTCAAACCGTGGGATGATGCTGTGACGCTCGCGCTCGAATATGCAGAGATTCCCTATACAAAGATATGGGACGAGGAGGTGCTCTCCGGGAAGATGGCAGAGTACGACTGGCTGCACCTGCACCATGAAGATTTCACTGGGCAGTACGGGAAGTTCTACTCGAACTACCGATTTGCTCAATGGTACGTCGATCAGCAGCTTCTCTATGAAAAAGAGGCAAAGCGCCTCGGTTTCAAAAAGGTCTCAGACGAGAAGAAAGCGGTCGTGCGCACAATTAAGGACTTCGTTGGCAACGGCGGTTTCATGTTCGCGATGTGTTCAGCCACCGACAGCTATGACATCGCCCTGGCGGCTGACAGAGTAGACATCTGCGATGTGATGTTTGACGGAGACCCCCCTGATCCAGAGGCGCAGAAGAAACTGGACTTCAGCAAAACGCTCGCATTTGAAAATTTCAAACTCGACATGAACCCGATGCGCTACGAATACTCAGACATTGACATTCCGCCGAGCGATCCGCAGCCCATCCGCGATCCAAACACAGATTATTTTACATTGTTCGAGTTCTCCGCGAAGTATGATCCCGTTCCATCCATGCTGACACAGGACCACGTCTCGATCATCAGGGGGTTCATGGGGCAAACAACGGGATTCAAGAAGGACCTGATCAAGCGAACGGTGACACTGCTGGCGCAGCGGGAGGGGACTTCCGAAGTGAAGTACATCCATGGCAATTTTGGCCGCGGGACGTTTACCTGGTTCGGCGGACATGATCCCGAAGACTATCAACACGCTGTCGGCGATCCCCCGACGGACCTTTCACTTCACAAAAACTCTCCGGGATACCGCCTGATCCTCAATAACGTGTTGTTTCCTGCGGCAAAGAAAAAACAACAGAAAACATAG